The Spirochaetota bacterium DNA window ACGTATTTTGTTCGTATTTTAATTCATAAGGAAGAATTAAATCTTTTAATAAATCTCTATGCGCCATAATCTACCTTCCTATAATAACAATGTATGATTAGACGCGTCGCTTTTTACGAGGACGACATCCATTATGTGGAATTGGTGTAACGTCACGAAGACTTTTCACACTAACTCCAGCTAAATCTACAGCTCTAATTGCAGATTCTCGTCCTGGACCAGGTCCTTTAACACGAATATGTGCACTTTGTAAACCATGGAAAACAGCGCCTTCCATAGCTTTTTCAGAAGCCAATTGCGCAGCAAACGGGGTACCTTTTTTAGTACCTTTAAATCCACCAACTCCAGAGCTAGCCCATGAAATAGTGTTACCATTCATATCTGTAACTGTAACAAGAGTATTATTAAAAGTTGCTTGAATATGAACTATACCTTCAACAATATTTTTTTTCTCTTTTTTTCTTTTATTAGAACTTTTTGCTTTGGCTGCCATTTAAATCACCCTCTTACTTCTTTTTGATCGCGTTAGCACGAGCACCTTTCCAAGAACGTGCATTTGTTCGAGTTCTTTGGCCTCGAACAGGTAGTCTCTTTTTATGACGCAATCCTCTGTAAGAACCAATATCAATAAGTCTTTTAATATTCATCGAGCGTTCTGTACGAAGATCACCTTCAACTTTAAAATTAGTATCAATTTCTTCACGAATACGGTTTAATTCTTCTTCAGACAATTCACCTATTTTTTTTGATTTTTCAATATTTACAGCACTTATTATTTTTAATGCGGAATGTCTTCCGATGCCATAAACATATGTTAAACCAATCCAAGATGCTTTGTTGTTTGGTACTTCTCTTCCAGCAATACGCGCCATGGATTACCTCCGTTAGGTTCTTTTTTTACCTTTTTGTCTTTGTTTGTGTTTTGGATTCTCACAAATAACTCTGAGAATACCGTGTCTTAAAATTGTTTGACACTTTTCACACATAGGTTTTACTGATGCTCTTACCTTCATGAAATAGCCTCTCTATTTATAACGATATA harbors:
- the rpsM gene encoding 30S ribosomal protein S13; the protein is MARIAGREVPNNKASWIGLTYVYGIGRHSALKIISAVNIEKSKKIGELSEEELNRIREEIDTNFKVEGDLRTERSMNIKRLIDIGSYRGLRHKKRLPVRGQRTRTNARSWKGARANAIKKK
- the rpmJ gene encoding 50S ribosomal protein L36 codes for the protein MKVRASVKPMCEKCQTILRHGILRVICENPKHKQRQKGKKRT
- the rpsK gene encoding 30S ribosomal protein S11 — encoded protein: MAAKAKSSNKRKKEKKNIVEGIVHIQATFNNTLVTVTDMNGNTISWASSGVGGFKGTKKGTPFAAQLASEKAMEGAVFHGLQSAHIRVKGPGPGRESAIRAVDLAGVSVKSLRDVTPIPHNGCRPRKKRRV